A window of the Henckelia pumila isolate YLH828 chromosome 3, ASM3356847v2, whole genome shotgun sequence genome harbors these coding sequences:
- the LOC140886385 gene encoding isocitrate dehydrogenase [NADP]-like: MAFEKIKVENPIVEMDGDEMTRVIWRLIKEKLILPFLELDIKYFDLGLPHRDATNDRVTIESAEATLKYNVAVKCATITPDETRVKEFNLKNMWKSPNGTIRNILNGTVFREPILCKNIPRLVPGWTKPICIGRHAFGDQYRATDLVVQGAGKLKMVFEPTAADKSIELEVYNFTGSGGVALSMYNTDESIHAFAEASMNTAYQKRWPLYLSTKNTILKKYDGRFKDIFQDVYETEWRSKFDATGIWYEHRLIDDMVAYSLKSEGGYVWACKNYDGDVQSDFLAQGFGSLGLMTSILVCPDGKTIEAEAAHGTVTRHYRVHQKGGETSTNSIASIFAWSRGLAHRAKLDSNALLLDFTHNLEAACITSVESGKMTKDLAILLHGPKVTRAQYLNTEEFIDVVAEELRGRLPKRAKM, encoded by the exons ATGGCCTTCGAGAAAATTAAGGTCGAAAATCCCATCGTCGAGATGGACG GTGATGAAATGACTCGAGTGATATGGAGACTAATTAAAGAAAAG CTTATACTTCCTTTCTTGGAGCTAGACATAAAGTATTTTGACCTTGGTCTTCCTCATCGTGATGCTACCAATGATAGAGTTACAATTGAAAGTGCAGAAGCCACTCTTAA GTACAATGTAGCAGTTAAGTGTGCGACTATCACTCCAG ATGAGACACGGGTCAAAGAGTTCAACTTGAAAAATATGTGGAAGAGTCCGAATGGAACTATTCGAAATATCTTAAATG GGACAGTATTTAGAGAACCAATACTATGCAAGAACATACCTAGGCTTGTTCCAG GATGGACCAAACCAATATGCATTGGCAGACATGCTTTTGGTGATCAATATCGAGCTACTGATCTAGTAGTTCAAGGAGCTGGAAAACTTAAAATGGTTTTTG AGCCCACTGCCGCTGATAAGAGCATAGAACTGGAGGTATACAACTTTACAGGTTCTGGTGGTGTAGCACTATCCATGTACAACACTGATGAG TCGATTCATGCTTTTGCGGAGGCTTCAATGAACACTGCTTACCAGAAGCGGTGGCCACTTTATCTTAGCACCAAAAATACAATTCTCAAAAAGTATGATGGAAG ATTTAAGGATATCTTCCAAGATGTTTATGAAACAGAATGGAGGTCGAAGTTTGATGCAACGGGAATCTG GTATGAGCATCGGCTGATAGATGATATGGTTGCTTATTCTCTAAAGAGTGAAGGAGGTTATGTTTGGGCATGCAAAAATTACGATGGGGACGTTCAAAGTGATTTTTTGGCCCAAG GATTTGGATCTCTAGGTTTAATGACTTCCATACTC GTATGCCCTGATGGGAAGACAATCGAGGCTGAGGCAGCGCATGGCACTGTCACGCGCCATTATCGTGTTCATCAAAAAGGAGGTGAAACCAGCACTAATAGCATAGCATCAATATTTGCCTGGTCACGGGGGCTTGCACACAG GGCAAAATTAGACAGTAATGCTCTCCTCTTAGATTTCACACATAATCTTGAAGCTGCCTGCATTACTAGCGTCGAATCAGGAAAGATGACCAAGGATCTTGCTATTCTGCTTCATGGTCCCAA GGTGACTAGGGCGCAATATTTGAATACTGAGGAGTTCATTGATGTGGTTGCTGAGGAATTGAGAGGTAGACTGCCTAAAAGAGCGAAGATGTAG
- the LOC140886229 gene encoding serine/threonine-protein kinase AGC1-7-like, protein MNYTPSEDNENEQAGKVNLASKSSGPSTSNASHFLKKSEQMTKRNANHGRVSPCEPISSTIHHGWNSGSSFSDSVDSTSTPLRPHTGGDIRWDAISSASSRDSPLGLSNFRLLKRLGYGDIGSVYLVELRGTDAFFAMKVMDKGSLANRNKLLRAQTEREILGLLDHPFLPTLYSHFETEKFYCLVMEFCSGGNLHSLRQKQPSKYFTEEAARFYASEVLLALEYLHMLGIVYRDLKPENVLVREEGHIMLSDFDLSLRCSVSPTLVKSSSVHAGNSIETSNGVIDNENAVRSCMQPSNFLPRFLPTKKNRKSKSDFGLGHSTNALPELMAEPTNVRSMSFVGTHEYLAPEIIRGEGHGSAVDWWTFGIFLYELLLGTTPFKGSGNRATLFNVVGQPLKFPETPQVNLSARDLIRGLLVKEPHKRIAYKRGATEIKQHPFFEGVNWALVRSALPPSIPEPVDFMQYACKDSDKKIADIGNDRSKGSSSTDSSYVDFEYF, encoded by the exons ATGAATTACACGCCTTCAGAAGACAATGAAAATGAGCAGGCGGGCAAGGTGAACCTAGCTTCTAAAAGTTCAGGCCCATCAACATCAAATGCATCTCATTTCTTGAAGAAATCAGAGCAAATGACGAAGAGGAACGCCAATCATGGCAGGGTCTCACCATGTGAACCTATCTCATCTACTATCCACCATGGCTGGAATAGTGGCAGTAGCTTTAGTGACAGTGTGGACAGTACAAGTACGCCCCTCAGGCCTCACACTGGTGGGGATATTCGATGGGATGCCATTAGTTCTGCTTCTTCCCGAGATTCTCCTCTTGGTCTCAGCAATTTTCGGCTTTTGAAACGGCTTGGATATGGAGACATTGGAAGCGTCTATCTCGTTGAGCTTAGAGGAACCGATGCCTTCTTTGCCATGAAAGTTATGGATAAAGGTTCTCTTGCAAATAGAAATAAGCTGCTCCGGGCTCAAACAGAACGAGAGATTCTTGGTCTTCTTGACCACCCTTTCTTACCGACATTATATTCGCACTTTGAAACTGAGAAGTTTTATTGCTTGGTCATGGAGTTCTGCAGTGGAGGTAACCTACATTCTCTTCGGCAAAAGCAGCCCAGCAAATACTTTACCGAGGAAGCTGCTAG ATTTTATGCATCCGAGGTCTTGTTAGCACTCGAGTATCTCCACATGCTTGGTATCGTTTACAGGGATCTAAAGCCCGAAAATGTGCTGGTGAGAGAAGAGGGTCATATCATGCTTTCTGATTTTGACTTATCTCTCCGTTGCTCCGTTAGTCCTACACTAGTAAAATCTTCATCTGTACATGCCGGAAATTCAATCGAAACTTCTAATGGTGTCATAGACAATGAGAATGCAGTGCGCAGCTGTATGCAACCATCAAATTTTTTACCGCGGTTCCTCCCCACAAAAAAGAATCGAAAATCAAAATCCGACTTTGGATTAGGCCATAGCACCAACGCCCTTCCCGAGCTAATGGCCGAGCCCACAAATGTACGCTCAATGTCCTTTGTAGGGACACACGAATATCTGGCTCCAGAGATCATCCGGGGAGAGGGACATGGCAGTGCAGTGGATTGGTGGACATTTGGCATTTTCTTGTACGAGCTCTTACTCGGAACAACCCCTTTTAAGGGTTCAGGAAATCGAGCCACACTGTTCAATGTTGTTGGCCAGCCATTGAAATTCCCGGAAACTCCACAAGTTAATCTTTCGGCCCGCGACCTCATACGAGGGCTACTTGTGAAGGAGCCACACAAGCGAATCGCGTACAAGAGGGGTGCTACCGAGATAAAACAGCATCCTTTCTTCGAGGGCGTGAACTGGGCGCTGGTCAGAAGTGCCTTGCCTCCTTCTATTCCCGAACCTGTCGATTTCATGCAGTATGCATGCAAAGATTCGGACAAGAAGATTGCTGATATTGGAAACGATAGGAGTAAAGGCAGCAGCTCTACTGATTCTTCTTATGTTGATTTTGAATATTTCTAA